Proteins encoded together in one Planctomyces sp. SH-PL14 window:
- a CDS encoding formylglycine-generating enzyme family protein yields MSGTNVGRSSAGLWMVGGAALLMVGAVAAIALTPPSGGGSAGTVSQEAPPHATPPGMVWVGGGDFQMGSEEPQDKTNPDRLRPDEFPRHRVQLGGFWMDVTEVTNAEFAEFVEMTGYKTFAEKTPTREDLARSGLNMSLVPDKALVPNSLTFNSKFDREALNRDLPQWQYQVWQITPGADWRHPDGPGSSIEGRMNHPVVHVNWEDANAYLGWAGKRLPTEAEYEYAARDGGKDLLYPWGNERDPGGTAMCNYWQGDFPLDNTNSDGFLTTSPVKSFKPNGLGLYDISGNVWEWCHDFFRADYYSESPRKNPRGPEDSLDPDEPGIVKRSQRGGSYLCNTNSCTGYRTTARMKGDFLTGTVHTGFRGVVDDAGYEKFVAAQAKIAEQKKTK; encoded by the coding sequence ATGTCCGGAACGAATGTGGGACGCAGCAGCGCGGGACTGTGGATGGTCGGAGGGGCCGCGCTCCTGATGGTCGGAGCGGTCGCCGCCATCGCGCTCACTCCGCCGTCGGGCGGCGGGAGCGCGGGAACGGTCTCGCAGGAAGCCCCGCCACACGCCACCCCTCCGGGCATGGTGTGGGTCGGCGGCGGCGATTTCCAGATGGGCTCGGAGGAGCCGCAGGACAAGACCAACCCGGACCGCTTGCGTCCCGACGAGTTCCCCCGGCACCGCGTCCAGCTCGGGGGCTTCTGGATGGACGTCACGGAGGTGACGAACGCGGAGTTCGCCGAGTTCGTCGAGATGACCGGCTACAAGACCTTCGCCGAGAAGACGCCGACCCGCGAAGACCTGGCCCGTAGCGGGCTCAATATGAGTCTGGTTCCGGACAAGGCGCTCGTTCCCAACTCGCTGACGTTCAACAGCAAGTTCGACCGCGAGGCGCTCAACCGGGATCTTCCGCAGTGGCAGTATCAGGTGTGGCAGATCACGCCCGGGGCGGACTGGCGGCATCCGGACGGTCCCGGCTCGTCGATCGAGGGCCGCATGAACCACCCGGTTGTCCACGTGAACTGGGAAGACGCCAACGCATACCTCGGGTGGGCGGGCAAGCGGCTGCCGACGGAAGCGGAGTACGAGTACGCGGCCCGCGACGGCGGGAAGGACCTCCTCTATCCGTGGGGGAATGAGCGGGATCCCGGCGGGACCGCGATGTGCAACTACTGGCAGGGAGACTTTCCGCTCGACAACACAAACTCCGACGGGTTCCTGACGACGAGTCCCGTGAAGTCCTTCAAGCCGAACGGTCTGGGGCTGTACGACATCTCCGGAAACGTGTGGGAATGGTGCCACGACTTCTTCCGGGCGGACTATTACTCCGAAAGCCCGCGGAAGAACCCCAGGGGCCCCGAAGACAGCCTCGATCCGGATGAGCCGGGGATCGTCAAGCGGTCCCAGCGGGGCGGGTCGTACCTGTGCAACACGAACAGCTGTACCGGCTACCGGACGACCGCCCGGATGAAGGGGGATTTTCTCACGGGGACGGTCCACACCGGCTTTCGGGGGGTCGTGGACGACGCGGGCTATGAGAAGTTCGTCGCGGCCCAGGCGAAGATCGCGGAGCAGAAGAAGACGAAATAG
- a CDS encoding transposase produces MPHQDLSPDVALNSRHLEKALQWLLAGTDWKTILFRHDCTWTPPLLVRAALLWAWSDEQTLQERFVTTHRLMAHLFPHHGPLAGSSQAFMKLLRRWTVPLVYLLTTALRKRIRQTLPRQWESCGLVVYGVDGSRVELPRTQSHETAYAPSFKRSIRKRRHRRQRTRTAAGAKAARVPQMWLTTLFHVGTGLPWDWRIGPADSSEREHALQMLQDLPEGSLMTADAGFVGYDFARKVLGSGRHLLVRVGANVKLLRKLGFVRESQGTVYVWPDEAAKRLDPPLVFRLIVAQGPRSPISLLTSVRDPKILSDRAVLDLYRKRWGVELFYRTLKQTFGRRKLRSLSSLNAAVELEWSLVGLWGMGLSVAVELAKAQVPLSRISMAGVLRSFRRLIRDYRHPVVRGQTLCAMLRESVTDPYERKNKASRDYTRRKKERPAGSPKITNATSQQIDQARRLKLLNRG; encoded by the coding sequence ATGCCGCATCAAGACCTGTCTCCGGATGTTGCGCTCAATTCTCGGCATCTCGAGAAAGCTCTGCAATGGCTTCTGGCTGGGACGGACTGGAAGACCATCCTCTTCCGGCACGACTGCACGTGGACGCCACCACTGTTGGTTCGAGCCGCCCTTCTGTGGGCCTGGTCCGATGAGCAGACACTGCAGGAACGGTTTGTCACGACCCACAGGCTGATGGCGCATCTGTTCCCCCATCACGGCCCTCTGGCCGGGTCGTCCCAGGCCTTCATGAAGCTCCTCCGACGCTGGACCGTTCCCCTGGTCTATCTTCTCACGACGGCTCTCCGAAAGCGGATTCGCCAGACGCTCCCCCGGCAGTGGGAATCCTGCGGTCTGGTGGTCTACGGGGTCGATGGCAGCCGAGTGGAGCTCCCTCGCACCCAGTCCCACGAGACGGCCTATGCCCCGTCGTTCAAGAGATCGATCCGGAAGAGGCGCCACCGCCGCCAACGGACGAGAACAGCCGCCGGGGCCAAGGCGGCCCGCGTTCCCCAGATGTGGCTGACGACCTTGTTCCATGTCGGGACGGGGCTTCCGTGGGACTGGCGGATCGGCCCCGCCGACAGCAGTGAGCGGGAACACGCCCTTCAGATGCTCCAGGACCTGCCCGAGGGAAGCTTGATGACGGCGGACGCCGGCTTCGTGGGCTATGACTTCGCCCGGAAAGTCCTGGGAAGCGGCCGGCATCTGCTGGTTCGGGTGGGAGCGAACGTCAAGCTTCTGCGGAAGCTGGGGTTCGTGCGGGAATCGCAAGGAACCGTCTACGTCTGGCCTGACGAGGCCGCCAAACGGCTCGATCCGCCTCTGGTGTTCCGGCTGATCGTGGCCCAGGGACCGAGATCTCCGATCTCTCTGCTCACGAGCGTCCGGGACCCGAAGATCTTGAGCGACCGGGCGGTCCTGGACCTGTACCGCAAACGCTGGGGAGTGGAACTGTTCTATCGAACCCTGAAGCAGACGTTCGGTCGACGAAAACTCCGCAGCCTGTCCTCCCTGAATGCCGCGGTCGAGCTCGAATGGTCGCTGGTCGGCCTGTGGGGCATGGGACTGTCGGTTGCAGTGGAACTGGCGAAGGCCCAGGTTCCGCTGTCTCGAATCAGCATGGCGGGAGTCTTGCGGTCGTTCCGTCGACTGATACGGGACTACCGGCATCCCGTTGTTCGAGGTCAGACGCTGTGCGCGATGCTGCGTGAATCCGTCACCGACCCGTATGAGCGGAAGAACAAGGCCAGCCGGGACTACACACGGAGGAAGAAGGAGCGGCCGGCGGGATCGCCAAAGATCACCAACGCCACGTCCCAGCAGATCGACCAGGCCAGGAGACTCAAGCTCCTCAACCGGGGTTAA
- a CDS encoding sulfatase, whose protein sequence is MSARLAWLLVLLCIARAQPASAMDQRQMNILFCFADDWGRYASAYARHEKQPSPNQVVKTPNIDRVAREGALFRNAFVCAPSCTPCRSALLSGRYFFNCGRAAILSGAKWDPSIPSFPLLIHEAGYHIGETWKVWSPGTPNDAPFGGGKFAYERGNLPNNFSENATKMVSEGKSLAEARTAIERQVTDSFDAFLKDRKGREPWLYWCGPTTVHRTWIKGSGKALWGIEPDDLQGKLPPFLPDVPEVREDFADYLGEIQAFDSYVGLLLKRLEETGELGRTIVVISGDHGAPGFPGGKCNLYDFGVGVTLAIRWPDMTPDRVIDDYVNLMDLAPTFLDIAGLPMPPGLSGRSLQPLLLSSKSGQIDPARTWVVTGRERHVDNAREGNKPYPQRALRTKDFLYVRNFAADRWPMGDPLAVTDDSAPSQEELEQNTRVAFADMDAGPTKAWLIAHRNDPQWMWHYDYAFAKRPAEELFDLKSDPYQIKNVAGDPSYADAKARMSAQLMEVLHQVKDPRVTEDPVPFEAAPYTDLAEAPARSRRKQ, encoded by the coding sequence ATGAGCGCTCGCCTCGCGTGGCTCCTGGTCCTGCTGTGCATCGCCCGCGCGCAGCCGGCGTCGGCGATGGACCAGCGGCAGATGAACATTCTCTTTTGTTTCGCCGACGACTGGGGCCGCTACGCCAGCGCCTACGCCCGGCACGAGAAACAGCCCTCGCCGAACCAGGTCGTCAAAACGCCGAACATCGACCGCGTCGCCCGTGAGGGAGCGCTCTTCCGCAACGCTTTCGTCTGCGCCCCCTCCTGCACCCCCTGCCGCAGCGCCCTTCTCAGCGGCCGGTACTTCTTCAACTGCGGTCGGGCGGCGATCCTCTCGGGAGCCAAATGGGATCCCTCGATTCCGAGCTTCCCCCTGCTGATTCACGAAGCCGGCTACCACATCGGCGAGACGTGGAAAGTCTGGAGCCCGGGAACGCCGAACGACGCCCCCTTCGGCGGCGGGAAGTTTGCCTACGAACGCGGCAACCTCCCGAACAACTTCTCTGAGAACGCGACGAAGATGGTCTCCGAGGGGAAATCACTGGCCGAAGCCCGAACGGCGATCGAGCGGCAGGTGACCGACAGCTTTGACGCATTCCTCAAGGACCGGAAGGGACGCGAGCCGTGGCTGTACTGGTGCGGCCCGACGACCGTCCACCGGACCTGGATCAAAGGCTCCGGCAAGGCCCTGTGGGGGATCGAGCCGGACGACCTCCAGGGAAAACTGCCCCCGTTCCTTCCAGACGTTCCAGAAGTCCGCGAAGACTTCGCCGACTACCTCGGAGAGATCCAGGCCTTCGACTCCTACGTCGGACTGCTGCTGAAGCGGCTTGAAGAGACCGGGGAACTCGGCCGGACGATCGTCGTCATCAGCGGCGACCACGGCGCTCCCGGTTTCCCCGGCGGCAAGTGCAACCTGTACGACTTCGGCGTCGGCGTGACGCTCGCGATCCGCTGGCCGGACATGACTCCCGACCGGGTGATCGACGACTACGTGAACCTGATGGACCTCGCGCCCACGTTCCTCGACATCGCCGGCCTGCCGATGCCGCCGGGGCTCAGCGGTCGCAGCCTCCAGCCGCTTCTGCTCTCAAGCAAAAGCGGCCAGATCGATCCTGCCCGGACTTGGGTGGTGACGGGCCGGGAGCGGCATGTGGACAACGCCCGGGAGGGGAACAAGCCGTACCCGCAGCGGGCCCTCCGGACGAAGGATTTTCTGTATGTCCGCAACTTCGCGGCGGACCGATGGCCGATGGGGGATCCGCTGGCGGTGACTGACGACTCCGCGCCGTCTCAGGAGGAACTGGAGCAGAATACCCGCGTCGCCTTTGCCGATATGGACGCCGGCCCGACGAAGGCGTGGTTGATTGCTCACCGGAACGATCCGCAGTGGATGTGGCACTACGACTATGCGTTTGCCAAGCGGCCGGCGGAGGAGTTGTTCGATCTCAAGAGCGATCCGTACCAGATCAAGAACGTGGCGGGCGATCCGAGCTACGCCGACGCGAAGGCACGGATGTCGGCGCAGCTGATGGAGGTGCTTCATCAGGTCAAGGATCCGCGGGTGACGGAGGATCCGGTGCCGTTCGAGGCGGCGCCTTACACGGACCTTGCGGAGGCCCCGGCGCGCAGCCGTCGTAAGCAGTAG
- the aceE gene encoding pyruvate dehydrogenase (acetyl-transferring), homodimeric type — MLDSTASDPNATDGAVHGIDPLELEEWYESLEDVIHRYGPDRVQQLLVNLRERAYLRGVMIPFTATTPYINTIGLEDQPRYPGNLEMERRIKSFIRWNAMAMVIRANLKTDDGRAGGVGGHISTYASSATLYEVGYNHFFHARTPDHTGDMVYFQGHASPGMYSRAFMEGRLSEAKLDNFRQEVNRGEGLCSYPHPWLMEDFWQFPTVSMGLGPICSIYHARFLRYLQHRGLIDTSKSRVWCFIGDGEVDEPETLGAITLAAREKLDNLTWVVNCNLQRLDGPVRGNGKIIQELEGAFRGAGWNCIKVVWGSDWDPILAKDYNGKLVKRMGEIVDGQYQKYVVSNGDYIRQHFFNDPELQALTDHLSDEQLTKMRRGGHDVEKVYAAFKHATDHKGAPTVILAKTIKGYGLGEEAEGRNIAHNHKKFKKHEAAIRYVRDRFGIPVEDADLEKVPYYKPAEDSAEMAYLKARREQLGGSIPARNPTTDKLSIPAIDDKVYARQLKSEGAMASTTQAFGAILQALMKNKAIGERIVPIIPDEARTFGFEGMFAAVGIYSSKGQLYEPVDKQLADGSPNMMYYKETTDGQILEEGINEAGAMGSFVAAGTAYANLGIQMIPFYTYYSMFGFQRVGDLIWLAADSRCKGFLMGGTSGRTTLNGEGLQHEDGHSQLIASTVPNLIAYDPAYAYELAVILQDGLRRMYVENQDIFYYLSIYNEQYEMPSMPEGVMEGILKGIYKFRSTDSGREQKVRPQLFGSGTILNGVLKAQQILKEKYGVGADVWSVTSYNELCRDAMEASRWNRLHPADTPKKGYLEAVLADAKGPFIAASDNVRAVPDQVRQWIPGDYVVLGTDGFGRSDTRPALRRHFEIDAECTAYATLEALARQGAFDKGQLPQALKDLGINPDKVAPRTA, encoded by the coding sequence ATGTTGGATTCGACCGCTTCTGATCCGAACGCGACCGACGGCGCCGTACACGGGATCGACCCGCTCGAACTTGAAGAGTGGTACGAGTCCCTCGAAGACGTCATCCATCGTTACGGACCGGACCGCGTCCAGCAGCTCCTCGTCAACCTCCGTGAGCGGGCCTACCTCCGCGGGGTCATGATCCCCTTCACGGCGACGACCCCGTACATCAACACGATCGGTCTCGAAGATCAGCCGCGGTATCCCGGCAACCTCGAGATGGAACGCCGGATCAAGAGCTTCATCCGCTGGAACGCGATGGCGATGGTCATTCGCGCGAACCTTAAAACCGATGACGGCCGCGCTGGCGGCGTCGGCGGTCACATCTCCACCTACGCCTCCTCCGCGACGCTCTACGAAGTCGGCTACAACCACTTCTTCCATGCCCGGACGCCGGATCACACGGGTGACATGGTTTACTTCCAGGGGCACGCGTCCCCGGGGATGTATTCCCGCGCCTTCATGGAAGGGCGACTGAGCGAAGCCAAGCTCGACAACTTCCGTCAGGAAGTGAACCGCGGCGAAGGGCTCTGCAGCTACCCGCACCCGTGGCTGATGGAAGATTTCTGGCAGTTCCCGACCGTCTCGATGGGACTCGGCCCGATCTGCTCGATCTACCATGCCCGGTTCCTCCGCTACCTCCAGCACCGCGGCCTGATCGACACCAGCAAGTCCCGCGTCTGGTGCTTCATCGGCGACGGGGAAGTCGACGAGCCGGAAACGCTCGGCGCCATCACGCTGGCGGCCCGGGAAAAGCTCGACAACCTGACTTGGGTCGTGAACTGCAACCTCCAGCGGCTTGACGGTCCGGTCCGCGGCAACGGCAAGATCATCCAGGAACTCGAAGGAGCCTTCCGGGGTGCGGGCTGGAACTGCATCAAGGTTGTCTGGGGCAGCGACTGGGACCCGATCCTGGCGAAGGACTACAACGGCAAGCTCGTCAAGCGGATGGGGGAGATCGTCGACGGCCAGTACCAGAAGTACGTGGTCTCGAACGGCGATTACATCCGCCAGCACTTCTTCAACGATCCGGAGCTGCAGGCGCTGACCGATCACCTCAGCGACGAACAGCTCACGAAGATGCGCCGCGGCGGTCATGACGTTGAGAAGGTCTACGCGGCCTTCAAGCACGCCACCGACCACAAGGGGGCCCCGACGGTCATCCTGGCCAAGACGATCAAGGGATATGGTCTTGGCGAGGAGGCAGAAGGGCGGAATATCGCCCACAACCATAAGAAGTTCAAAAAGCACGAAGCCGCAATCCGCTACGTACGGGACCGCTTCGGGATCCCGGTCGAAGACGCGGATCTGGAGAAGGTTCCTTACTACAAGCCGGCCGAAGACAGCGCAGAAATGGCGTATCTGAAGGCTCGCCGCGAGCAACTCGGCGGCAGTATTCCGGCGCGGAACCCGACAACGGACAAACTCTCGATCCCGGCGATCGACGACAAAGTTTACGCCCGGCAGCTGAAGTCCGAAGGGGCGATGGCCTCCACGACTCAGGCCTTCGGAGCGATCCTGCAAGCCTTGATGAAGAACAAGGCGATCGGAGAGCGGATCGTCCCGATCATCCCGGACGAGGCCCGGACCTTCGGTTTCGAAGGGATGTTCGCCGCCGTCGGGATCTATTCCAGCAAGGGGCAGCTGTACGAGCCGGTCGACAAGCAGCTCGCAGACGGCTCCCCGAACATGATGTATTACAAGGAGACAACCGACGGCCAGATCCTCGAGGAGGGGATCAACGAGGCCGGCGCGATGGGCTCCTTCGTGGCGGCCGGGACCGCGTATGCCAACCTCGGCATTCAGATGATCCCGTTCTACACCTACTATTCGATGTTCGGGTTCCAGCGGGTCGGCGATTTGATCTGGTTGGCGGCTGACTCCCGTTGCAAGGGATTCCTCATGGGAGGAACCTCGGGCCGCACGACCCTCAATGGGGAGGGGCTTCAGCATGAGGACGGGCACAGCCAGCTGATTGCCTCGACCGTTCCGAACCTGATTGCCTACGACCCGGCCTACGCCTACGAACTGGCGGTCATCCTCCAGGACGGCCTGCGTCGGATGTACGTCGAGAATCAGGACATCTTCTACTACCTCTCGATCTACAACGAGCAGTACGAGATGCCGTCCATGCCCGAAGGGGTGATGGAAGGGATCCTCAAGGGGATCTACAAGTTCCGCTCGACTGACAGCGGCAGGGAGCAGAAGGTCCGCCCGCAGCTCTTCGGCAGCGGCACGATCCTGAACGGTGTCCTGAAGGCCCAGCAGATCCTCAAGGAGAAGTATGGCGTTGGGGCCGATGTCTGGAGCGTCACGAGCTACAACGAACTCTGCCGCGACGCGATGGAAGCCTCTCGCTGGAACCGCCTCCACCCGGCCGACACGCCGAAGAAGGGCTATCTCGAGGCGGTGCTGGCGGACGCCAAGGGGCCGTTCATCGCCGCGAGTGACAATGTCCGGGCCGTTCCGGACCAGGTGCGGCAGTGGATCCCGGGCGATTATGTCGTCCTCGGGACCGATGGTTTCGGCCGGAGCGATACGCGGCCGGCTCTCCGGCGGCACTTTGAGATCGATGCCGAGTGCACCGCCTACGCGACGCTCGAGGCCCTGGCCCGTCAGGGAGCGTTCGACAAGGGGCAGCTGCCGCAGGCCCTCAAGGACCTGGGGATCAACCCGGACAAGGTCGCTCCGCGGACGGCGTGA
- a CDS encoding alpha/beta family hydrolase, with protein sequence MSAPKIHFDGNRKRSKWTFAFAHGAGSGMRNEFMDAFTAGLVELGFLVARFEFPYMEQRGITGRRRPPDKEPVLLDAWRAVIGELGPERLVIGGKSMGGRMATMIADEMGVAACICLGYPFHPSGKPADLRLEPVQKIETPTLILQGTLDTFGDKKEVEGFTLSPSVTVQFLREGDHSFQPPRNSERTRESNWDHCVKQIHKFVFELMPVV encoded by the coding sequence ATGAGCGCTCCCAAGATTCACTTTGACGGCAATCGCAAACGCTCCAAGTGGACGTTCGCCTTCGCCCACGGCGCCGGCTCCGGGATGCGCAACGAGTTCATGGACGCCTTCACCGCCGGCCTCGTCGAACTCGGCTTCCTCGTCGCCCGCTTCGAGTTCCCCTACATGGAACAACGGGGCATCACCGGCCGTCGCCGCCCCCCCGACAAGGAACCGGTCCTCCTCGACGCCTGGCGAGCCGTGATCGGAGAACTCGGCCCGGAAAGGCTCGTCATCGGCGGCAAGTCGATGGGGGGCCGCATGGCCACCATGATCGCCGACGAAATGGGCGTCGCCGCCTGCATCTGCCTCGGCTACCCCTTCCACCCCTCCGGCAAACCTGCGGACCTGCGGCTGGAACCGGTCCAGAAGATCGAGACGCCGACCCTCATCCTGCAGGGAACACTCGACACCTTCGGCGACAAGAAGGAAGTGGAGGGGTTTACGCTCTCACCGTCCGTGACGGTCCAGTTCCTCCGCGAAGGGGACCACAGCTTCCAACCCCCGCGGAACTCCGAGCGGACGCGGGAGTCGAACTGGGACCATTGCGTCAAACAGATCCACAAGTTCGTCTTCGAGCTGATGCCCGTCGTGTGA
- a CDS encoding ATP-dependent helicase yields MSILDGLTAPQRSAVEHVDGPLLVVAGPGSGKTRVVTRRIAHMVERGISPRSILAITFTNKAAAEMKERVETLLPESNVWVSTFHKFCVRTLRQYGPTVGLSSNFTILDDQDQKRAMRSVVEELGIDPVTYPPDKLGYRISNLKNDLITADEYREKYLNSIGDHWQAILSKVYPGYQKYLLEANSVDFDDLLLHVAKMLTDHEEIRSQLDARYRYILVDEYQDTNAAQYRIVQALSQRYPNLCATGDPDQSIYGWRGARIANILRFERDFPQSKVVRLEHNFRSSAAILRSADSLIAHNSQRKAKSLIPTRDEGTPVQLVLYSDGNGEADGIAKRIHDAVESGARKYQDFAVFYRVNALSRTLELSLLRNRIPFQVAQGVAFYDRAEIKDMIGYLRLVYNAADRTAFLRVVNTPLRGLGETSQKRLMAWAEREGLTPLEACRRAKEIPRLSAKAIAGFQSFGRMMEALSLADSGSVAALIEAIIEKTRFTSVWQASRSEQDLNRLANVQELVTAARQYDELMGEDRSLEGFLEETALVSDTDFLDDAQGRVTLMTLHASKGLEFPEVFILGLEEGLIPHDRAIRDPQTQERQTSGHEFEEERRLLFVGMTRAREKLTLTHTGFRAFRGKVLTSIPSPFISEFEADRINEVTSPFANLQRQVEHRDELESHLEEHRARTPVGKPLEFDKKPLLTTAADLLNGTNKPAEVPRGFALGQQVRHPRFGVGTVTQSSGLGRHKIVKVTFADTQREETFVVGKAPLQPIGT; encoded by the coding sequence GTGTCGATTCTTGATGGACTGACCGCTCCCCAGCGCTCCGCCGTGGAGCACGTCGACGGCCCGCTCCTGGTCGTGGCCGGACCGGGCTCGGGGAAAACACGAGTGGTGACGCGGCGGATCGCGCACATGGTCGAGCGCGGGATCTCGCCCCGGAGCATTCTGGCCATCACCTTCACGAACAAGGCGGCGGCCGAGATGAAGGAGCGGGTGGAGACGCTCCTGCCCGAGTCAAACGTCTGGGTCAGCACCTTCCACAAGTTCTGCGTCCGCACGCTGCGGCAGTACGGGCCGACCGTCGGACTGAGCTCCAACTTCACGATCCTCGATGATCAGGACCAGAAGCGGGCCATGCGGAGCGTGGTCGAGGAACTGGGGATCGACCCCGTCACCTATCCGCCGGACAAGCTCGGTTACCGGATCAGCAACCTCAAGAACGACCTGATCACGGCGGACGAGTACCGGGAAAAGTACCTGAACTCGATCGGCGACCACTGGCAGGCGATCCTCTCCAAGGTCTATCCGGGCTATCAGAAGTACCTCCTGGAGGCGAACAGCGTCGACTTCGACGATCTGCTGCTCCACGTCGCCAAGATGCTGACCGACCACGAGGAGATTCGGTCCCAGCTCGACGCCCGCTATCGCTACATCCTGGTCGACGAGTACCAGGACACGAACGCCGCGCAGTACCGGATCGTCCAGGCTCTTTCGCAGCGGTATCCCAACTTGTGCGCCACCGGGGATCCCGACCAGTCGATCTACGGCTGGCGGGGGGCGCGGATCGCCAACATCCTCCGCTTCGAACGCGACTTTCCGCAGTCCAAAGTGGTCCGGCTGGAGCACAACTTCCGGAGCTCCGCCGCGATCCTCCGCTCGGCCGACAGCCTCATCGCCCACAACTCCCAGCGGAAGGCCAAGAGCCTGATCCCGACGCGGGACGAAGGGACGCCGGTCCAGCTCGTCCTGTACTCGGACGGCAACGGCGAGGCGGACGGGATTGCGAAGCGGATCCACGATGCGGTCGAGTCCGGGGCCCGCAAGTATCAGGACTTCGCCGTCTTCTACCGGGTCAACGCTCTCTCGCGGACGCTGGAGCTGTCGCTGCTCCGGAACCGGATCCCGTTTCAGGTCGCCCAGGGGGTCGCGTTCTACGACCGGGCCGAGATCAAGGACATGATCGGCTACCTGCGGCTGGTCTATAACGCCGCCGACCGGACCGCGTTTCTGCGGGTCGTCAACACGCCGCTCCGGGGCCTGGGAGAGACGTCCCAGAAGCGGCTCATGGCGTGGGCCGAACGCGAAGGGCTCACACCGCTGGAAGCCTGCCGGCGGGCGAAGGAGATTCCGCGGCTCTCGGCCAAAGCCATCGCCGGCTTTCAGTCGTTCGGCCGGATGATGGAGGCCCTGTCGCTCGCTGACTCCGGTTCCGTCGCCGCGCTGATCGAGGCGATCATCGAAAAGACCCGCTTCACCTCCGTCTGGCAGGCGAGCCGGTCCGAGCAGGACCTGAACCGGCTGGCGAACGTTCAGGAACTGGTGACCGCCGCCCGCCAGTACGACGAGCTGATGGGAGAAGACCGCTCGCTCGAGGGGTTCCTCGAAGAGACAGCGCTCGTCAGCGATACCGATTTCCTCGACGACGCTCAGGGACGGGTCACGCTGATGACGCTCCACGCCTCCAAGGGGCTGGAGTTTCCAGAAGTGTTCATCCTCGGTCTTGAAGAAGGGCTCATCCCGCATGACCGGGCGATCCGCGATCCACAGACGCAGGAGCGGCAGACGTCCGGCCACGAGTTCGAGGAAGAGCGGCGGCTGCTGTTTGTCGGGATGACCCGCGCCCGGGAGAAGCTTACGCTGACCCACACCGGGTTCCGGGCCTTTCGCGGCAAGGTCCTGACCTCGATCCCCAGCCCGTTCATCTCGGAGTTCGAGGCGGATCGAATCAACGAAGTCACGTCGCCGTTTGCCAATCTGCAGCGTCAGGTGGAACACCGCGACGAGCTGGAATCGCATCTGGAAGAACACCGCGCCCGCACGCCAGTCGGGAAGCCGCTGGAGTTCGACAAGAAGCCGCTGCTGACGACTGCTGCGGACCTGCTCAACGGCACAAACAAGCCGGCCGAGGTTCCCCGGGGGTTCGCCCTGGGGCAGCAGGTCCGGCATCCGCGGTTCGGCGTCGGCACGGTGACGCAGTCGAGCGGCCTCGGCCGGCATAAGATCGTCAAGGTGACGTTCGCCGACACCCAGCGCGAGGAAACGTTCGTTGTCGGCAAAGCCCCCCTGCAGCCGATCGGAACCTGA
- a CDS encoding DUF3500 domain-containing protein yields the protein MIPTLSRVLILGLAFLSLAGRPARSQEEPKTNPLVDASEHLLSLLNADERRVALLPFDDPRRLDWGCGERLYRRGLPLEFAAGNRAIRHALSPLLKSLAVLPTLDPVLVELGDETETKPLSAHAISDNCHLTLFGRPGPASRWSLSLEGSRISLNFVVDQGRIVSSTPQMIAWRGDDFANGIPGWDPRRVPDGMRELVATFSTAQRERAAYRESPAAVIASEGEAQVPLAPPLGLRYSELDPVQQELARRPVVDMCRMLPQEVANERLRTIAERGWDEVHFGWAGSENRKEPHSFRIQGPTFLLECVATVSDEFSGDGAVDTWQCVWRSRQGDFGLPLVGDSN from the coding sequence ATGATCCCCACCCTGTCCCGCGTCCTGATCCTCGGACTGGCGTTTCTGTCGCTGGCCGGTCGTCCGGCCCGGTCGCAGGAGGAGCCGAAGACCAACCCGTTGGTGGACGCCTCGGAACACCTGCTCTCGCTGCTGAATGCCGACGAGCGGCGGGTCGCCCTGCTGCCGTTCGACGATCCGCGCCGGCTCGACTGGGGATGCGGCGAGCGGCTCTATCGACGGGGGCTCCCGCTGGAGTTCGCCGCCGGGAACCGAGCGATCCGTCACGCCCTGTCGCCCCTCTTGAAATCACTCGCCGTCCTGCCGACGCTGGATCCGGTCCTGGTGGAGCTTGGGGACGAAACCGAGACGAAACCTCTCTCGGCCCACGCCATCTCGGACAACTGCCACCTTACGCTCTTCGGACGCCCCGGCCCGGCGTCCCGCTGGAGTCTGTCGCTCGAGGGGTCGCGGATCTCCTTGAACTTCGTCGTCGACCAGGGGCGGATCGTCTCGTCGACGCCGCAGATGATCGCGTGGCGAGGCGATGATTTCGCGAATGGGATTCCCGGCTGGGATCCCCGCCGCGTCCCCGATGGAATGCGGGAACTCGTCGCCACCTTCTCCACGGCGCAGCGCGAACGGGCCGCCTACCGGGAGTCGCCCGCGGCCGTGATCGCCTCGGAAGGGGAAGCGCAGGTTCCGCTCGCTCCGCCGCTGGGGCTCCGGTATTCCGAGCTCGATCCGGTTCAGCAGGAACTCGCCCGGCGGCCGGTCGTCGACATGTGCCGAATGCTGCCTCAGGAGGTCGCGAACGAGCGGCTGCGGACGATCGCCGAGCGGGGCTGGGACGAGGTCCACTTCGGATGGGCTGGATCGGAGAATCGGAAGGAGCCACACTCGTTCCGGATCCAGGGGCCGACGTTCCTCCTGGAGTGCGTCGCCACGGTTTCCGATGAATTCAGCGGCGATGGAGCGGTCGATACCTGGCAATGTGTCTGGAGAAGCCGGCAGGGGGATTTCGGCCTGCCGCTCGTGGGAGATTCGAACTGA